From a region of the Limnochordia bacterium genome:
- the gcvT gene encoding glycine cleavage system aminomethyltransferase GcvT, with protein sequence MSKKTPLYGEHTKLGAKITEFAGWSMPLQYTGIVAEHNFTRSNAGLFDVSHMGRIKVTGEQSISFLEHILSNNVTDMKEGQIRYAFILNESGGVVDDILVYRLSSREYLLVTNAANHEKDLQWLNKHNTHGATIKDETMETGQLALQGPKALEVLQGLTNFPLDAMRYYRFDCNVELAKIPCLVSRTGYTGEDGFEIYCMKDGLIPLWQEILENENVAPIGLGARDTLRLEAALPLYGHELNEDITPLQVGLGRFVNMNKDFLGKAALEEQISAGIPTELVGLETVKGIPRHDYVVYDGDNKIGVITSGSFAPTLKKHIGMAIISTKPTGEIIVKAGSRTLPATIVPLPFYKR encoded by the coding sequence GTGAGCAAAAAGACCCCTTTGTACGGGGAACACACAAAACTAGGTGCCAAGATTACTGAGTTTGCGGGATGGTCGATGCCCCTGCAGTATACCGGCATAGTAGCTGAGCACAACTTTACTCGGTCCAATGCCGGACTATTTGATGTATCGCACATGGGACGAATCAAGGTTACCGGAGAACAGTCGATTTCTTTCCTCGAACATATCCTGTCAAATAATGTGACAGACATGAAAGAAGGGCAAATTCGCTACGCCTTTATTCTCAACGAAAGTGGCGGAGTCGTTGATGATATCCTAGTCTACCGACTCAGCAGCAGGGAGTACCTGCTAGTAACTAACGCCGCGAATCACGAAAAGGACCTACAATGGCTGAACAAACACAATACCCACGGTGCAACGATTAAAGATGAGACCATGGAGACAGGGCAGCTGGCACTTCAAGGACCTAAAGCATTGGAAGTTCTGCAGGGTCTTACCAACTTCCCCCTAGACGCAATGAGGTATTACCGGTTTGATTGTAATGTGGAACTAGCCAAGATCCCTTGTTTAGTCTCCCGCACAGGATATACCGGGGAAGACGGATTTGAGATCTACTGTATGAAAGATGGACTAATTCCACTGTGGCAGGAGATCCTGGAAAATGAGAACGTAGCGCCTATCGGCCTTGGGGCTAGGGATACCCTGCGGCTGGAGGCGGCCTTACCCCTTTACGGGCATGAACTCAATGAGGACATTACACCCCTGCAGGTTGGACTAGGACGGTTTGTAAACATGAACAAGGATTTCCTAGGCAAAGCGGCTTTGGAAGAGCAAATATCTGCGGGAATTCCCACAGAACTAGTCGGCTTAGAGACGGTCAAGGGAATACCTAGGCATGATTACGTTGTGTATGATGGAGATAATAAGATAGGGGTAATTACATCGGGCTCCTTTGCCCCCACTTTGAAGAAGCACATTGGCATGGCAATAATTAGTACCAAGCCCACGGGAGAAATCATCGTGAAGGCTGGTAGTCGTACCTTACCCGCCACCATAGTGCCACTTCCATTTTATAAGCGCTAG
- a CDS encoding aldehyde dehydrogenase family protein — protein sequence MITTETTSAEIEAVYDKARRAQLPWSQLPVKERVRYLHELQASVLEQRDSLCQVVSKDTGKPKLECLVTEVAPILDTIKYMQRNACSILNAHRVPTPPLLYGRRSSIEYMPRGVVLVISPWNYPLQLTVIPMISALVAGNTVIVKPSEVAGGVHQLIRQLFQHFPPDVVQVVLGDGNLGAALVDGGPDHIFFTGSIATGKAIQAQAARQLIPTTLELGGKDPMIVFADANMERAVQGALWGSLTNCGQVCLSTERLYVEEAIYSTFMQKLVHEAKRLTQGSHSDCDLGTLTLPQQAHTLKEQILEALSQGAQICLGPTLDDLGKDQLSFPIILTGVTHNMKIMQEETFGPVLPIMSFTNTEEAIALANDAIYGLGASVWSSDLARANYVASRLICGNVMINDVLVSIANPHLPFGGTKQSGLGRYHSAAGLRTFCHEKAVMVSSGKYPKELYWYPYKGKYPWFSQLIAGFYSRPRKLLTALRSFMALQRETRK from the coding sequence ATGATTACCACAGAAACGACTTCCGCCGAAATCGAAGCAGTCTATGACAAAGCCCGAAGGGCTCAGTTGCCATGGTCTCAGCTTCCCGTCAAAGAAAGAGTCAGATACCTTCATGAGCTACAGGCTAGCGTTCTAGAACAACGGGATAGCCTGTGTCAGGTAGTCTCCAAGGATACAGGTAAACCAAAGCTTGAGTGCCTTGTGACCGAAGTCGCACCCATCCTTGATACCATCAAGTACATGCAGAGGAATGCGTGCAGTATTCTCAATGCCCACAGGGTGCCTACTCCCCCCTTGCTTTACGGCCGAAGATCCTCCATCGAGTATATGCCTCGAGGAGTGGTGCTTGTCATTTCCCCGTGGAACTACCCGCTGCAGCTTACGGTCATCCCCATGATCAGTGCCTTGGTAGCTGGCAACACAGTGATTGTTAAGCCTTCTGAGGTAGCCGGTGGTGTCCACCAGTTGATTCGACAGTTGTTTCAACACTTTCCTCCTGATGTGGTGCAGGTGGTCCTTGGGGACGGTAACCTTGGTGCAGCTTTGGTTGATGGAGGACCGGATCATATCTTCTTCACCGGCTCAATCGCCACCGGAAAAGCGATCCAAGCTCAAGCGGCACGCCAGTTGATCCCCACCACGCTGGAACTTGGCGGTAAGGATCCAATGATTGTCTTTGCCGATGCCAATATGGAACGGGCTGTACAAGGGGCCCTGTGGGGAAGCCTTACCAACTGCGGACAAGTCTGCTTGTCCACCGAACGCCTTTATGTCGAGGAAGCCATCTACAGTACCTTTATGCAAAAACTTGTGCATGAAGCCAAGAGACTAACCCAAGGTAGCCACAGTGACTGCGACTTAGGTACTTTGACCCTTCCCCAACAAGCGCATACACTCAAAGAACAGATTCTAGAAGCCCTATCCCAGGGAGCGCAAATCTGTCTTGGCCCTACGTTGGATGATTTAGGGAAGGATCAACTCTCCTTTCCCATCATCTTGACTGGGGTAACCCATAATATGAAGATCATGCAAGAGGAGACCTTCGGTCCTGTACTTCCAATTATGTCCTTTACTAACACCGAGGAAGCAATAGCCCTTGCTAATGATGCAATCTATGGATTAGGGGCAAGTGTGTGGAGTTCTGATCTAGCTCGTGCTAACTACGTGGCAAGCCGCCTGATCTGCGGTAATGTTATGATCAATGATGTGCTTGTCAGTATTGCCAATCCTCATCTTCCCTTTGGTGGGACAAAACAAAGCGGTCTGGGCCGCTATCACAGTGCAGCAGGACTGAGAACCTTCTGCCATGAAAAAGCAGTCATGGTGTCCTCTGGTAAGTATCCCAAGGAGCTGTACTGGTACCCCTACAAGGGGAAATACCCGTGGTTTTCCCAATTAATTGCTGGCTTCTATTCCCGCCCCCGGAAATTGCTTACGGCTTTACGAAGCTTCATGGCGCTACAAAGGGAAACACGAAAATAG
- the gcvH gene encoding glycine cleavage system protein GcvH, producing the protein MSNPKNLLYTETHEWVKQDGNVAYVGITDYAQDSLGDVVFVELPEKGADIEAGDTLGSIESVKAVSDIYSPVSGTVVEINAELEEAPELLNAAPWDTWIFAVEISNTDELAELLNASEYKAFCEDGEE; encoded by the coding sequence ATGAGCAATCCCAAGAACCTGTTGTATACTGAAACCCATGAATGGGTAAAACAAGATGGTAACGTAGCCTACGTAGGAATCACCGATTATGCACAAGACTCCTTGGGCGATGTAGTCTTCGTGGAGCTGCCCGAAAAGGGCGCGGATATTGAGGCGGGCGACACACTAGGCTCCATTGAGTCCGTTAAGGCCGTATCGGATATCTATTCCCCGGTATCCGGTACTGTGGTGGAGATAAACGCGGAACTGGAGGAAGCACCTGAGCTTCTTAACGCAGCTCCTTGGGATACTTGGATCTTTGCTGTGGAGATCAGTAACACCGATGAACTTGCGGAACTACTAAATGCCTCAGAGTATAAGGCTTTCTGCGAGGATGGGGAGGAATAG
- a CDS encoding radical SAM protein gives MGPIKRFVAKFAIRRAIGYAEKDPEVNVPKLLDWSERYARLDEHKYVINEIRKYWATPDNNWRQLILRAFEELDPEVRKRFMANFFVYSGLYGIPKGYEMVEKYDCNVPWTILMDPTAACNLRCIGCWAAEYDKHDSLDLETLDRIIREGKHLGIYTYIYSGGEPLMRKDDLITLARKHSECVFLSFTNGTLVDEEFAEQLRQVGNLFLAISVEGMEAENDLRRGKGTYKRIMKAMDILKEHGVGFGFSACYHSKNTEAIASDEFVDHMVKKGCMFGWYFTYMPLGKDAQLDLLVSPEQREWMFHRVRQLRNEKPIFLMDFWNDGEFVNGCIAGGRRYLHINARGDVEPCAFIHYANMNIKDCTLLEALQSPLFQQYRKRQPFNENHLRPCPLLDNPNQLKEMVTEAKASSTQPGDQEAVEDLTDKCQDIAKRWGVVADKAWNEHLRKIEENKAKQKMAQ, from the coding sequence ATGGGGCCAATCAAGCGATTTGTTGCTAAATTTGCTATTCGACGGGCAATTGGCTATGCAGAAAAAGATCCTGAAGTAAACGTACCCAAGTTATTAGACTGGTCAGAACGGTATGCCAGACTTGATGAGCACAAATATGTCATTAACGAGATCAGGAAGTACTGGGCGACCCCGGATAACAACTGGCGACAACTAATTTTGCGGGCCTTTGAAGAATTAGACCCTGAGGTACGGAAAAGGTTTATGGCAAATTTCTTTGTGTACTCCGGGCTGTACGGAATACCCAAAGGCTATGAAATGGTAGAAAAATATGACTGCAATGTTCCTTGGACCATTTTGATGGATCCCACGGCTGCGTGCAATCTAAGGTGCATCGGATGTTGGGCGGCGGAATACGATAAGCACGACTCTCTGGATTTAGAGACGTTGGATCGAATCATTAGAGAAGGTAAACACCTAGGGATATATACCTACATTTATTCCGGTGGCGAACCCCTCATGCGCAAGGACGACCTGATCACCCTAGCCCGGAAGCACTCAGAATGTGTCTTTCTATCATTTACCAACGGTACTCTGGTGGATGAGGAATTCGCCGAACAGCTAAGGCAAGTGGGTAATCTTTTCTTGGCAATTAGTGTTGAGGGGATGGAAGCCGAAAACGACCTGCGGCGTGGAAAGGGTACTTACAAAAGAATCATGAAAGCCATGGACATTCTTAAAGAGCATGGCGTAGGTTTTGGTTTTTCTGCGTGCTATCACAGTAAGAATACCGAAGCAATTGCCTCCGATGAGTTCGTTGACCACATGGTCAAAAAGGGGTGCATGTTCGGATGGTACTTCACCTACATGCCTTTAGGAAAGGATGCTCAGCTGGATCTTCTCGTCAGTCCTGAGCAAAGAGAATGGATGTTTCACCGGGTACGGCAGCTACGGAATGAAAAACCCATCTTCCTCATGGACTTTTGGAACGATGGCGAATTCGTCAACGGATGTATCGCCGGTGGGCGCCGGTACCTTCATATTAATGCAAGAGGCGACGTTGAACCCTGCGCCTTTATTCACTATGCTAACATGAACATTAAGGACTGCACCTTACTTGAGGCTCTTCAGTCCCCATTATTCCAGCAGTACCGCAAGCGTCAACCCTTTAATGAAAACCATTTGCGCCCTTGTCCCCTACTTGATAACCCTAATCAGCTTAAGGAAATGGTCACCGAGGCCAAAGCGTCTTCGACACAGCCTGGAGATCAGGAGGCTGTAGAGGACCTCACGGACAAATGCCAAGACATCGCCAAAAGGTGGGGTGTAGTGGCGGACAAGGCCTGGAATGAACACTTGAGGAAAATTGAGGAAAATAAAGCTAAGCAAAAAATGGCCCAATGA